The following proteins come from a genomic window of Chloroflexota bacterium:
- the feoB gene encoding ferrous iron transport protein B — protein sequence MKRKDQPIVALAGNPNAGKSTVFNALTGARQHVGNWPGKTVDIKTGTARWNGTQVTLVDLPGTYSLSAHSLEEVIARDFILEERPDVSVIVADATNLERNLYLAVQILELGVPAALALNMMDLAEAEGTHIDVPLLRELLGIPVVPTVGTRRKGLEDLLRQAITEATAHPDVVNYGYELEEEIAKLEPRVMALLHPDAPRYTTVKLLEGDKLVAQALGDSPEAEQLRQDARAAANHVQTVYGDDVELLVADKRYGFVHGLAYQVVKRSRGQQHTVTDRIDDVVAHRIFGLPIFFMLMAMVFGLTAQASAPFVDWIDSAVNGTLANWVHVLLTNLNAPAWVISMSIDGIIAGVGGVMVFLPVLLFLYFCLAILEDSGYMARAAFVMDRLMHMLGLHGKSFIPLIVGFGCNVPGILATRTLDNRRDRIMTGLLVPLMSCAARLPIYVIFAAAFFPGRAGTVIFILYLLGIGLAVISGLIFRRTLFADTADSLFVLELPPYRLPTARGLVTHMWRHSEEFVIKAGTVILIASIIVWALLNLPIGVQNTEDSLFGRMAGAVAPVFEPLGFGNWQATGSLATGLVAKEVVISSMSVIYLGGQAAAEPEPVDVVTDIRDIVVGFVQAIGDSIRIIVSMIPGINLVSDAAAQSSTGLSLALRQHFTPLSAAAFLVFVLLYAPCIATISAQKQEFGWRWAIFSLVYLTLLAWVAGFLVYQVGGWVVG from the coding sequence ATGGTACCCAGGTAACGCTGGTCGATCTTCCCGGTACCTACAGCCTCAGTGCCCATTCACTGGAAGAGGTCATCGCCCGTGACTTTATCCTGGAGGAGCGGCCCGATGTCTCCGTAATCGTCGCGGATGCAACCAACCTGGAACGAAACCTCTACCTGGCGGTGCAGATCCTCGAATTGGGCGTTCCGGCTGCATTGGCCCTCAACATGATGGACCTGGCTGAAGCAGAGGGTACCCACATCGATGTGCCTCTGTTGCGCGAGTTGTTGGGAATCCCCGTTGTGCCCACCGTCGGTACCCGTCGCAAAGGTCTCGAGGATCTGCTTCGCCAGGCGATAACCGAAGCCACGGCTCATCCCGACGTCGTGAACTACGGCTACGAATTGGAAGAGGAAATCGCCAAACTCGAACCGCGGGTGATGGCATTGCTTCATCCTGACGCCCCGCGTTATACGACAGTGAAACTGCTGGAGGGTGATAAACTGGTTGCTCAGGCTCTGGGTGATTCTCCTGAAGCCGAACAACTTCGCCAGGATGCCAGGGCGGCTGCCAATCACGTGCAAACTGTCTACGGCGATGATGTGGAACTATTGGTAGCGGATAAACGCTATGGCTTTGTGCATGGCCTGGCCTATCAGGTTGTCAAGCGCAGTCGGGGGCAACAACACACGGTCACCGATCGAATCGACGATGTAGTTGCCCATCGAATCTTTGGTCTGCCCATCTTCTTCATGCTAATGGCCATGGTCTTTGGACTTACCGCCCAGGCCTCGGCGCCATTCGTCGATTGGATTGACAGCGCGGTCAACGGCACGCTTGCCAACTGGGTTCATGTCCTGCTGACAAACCTGAACGCGCCCGCCTGGGTTATATCAATGTCGATCGACGGTATCATTGCCGGCGTCGGCGGCGTGATGGTCTTTCTTCCGGTACTGCTCTTTCTTTACTTCTGCCTGGCAATCCTGGAGGACAGCGGCTATATGGCCCGGGCAGCATTTGTCATGGACCGCCTGATGCACATGCTTGGACTTCATGGCAAGTCATTCATCCCGTTGATCGTCGGATTTGGCTGCAACGTCCCGGGGATCCTTGCCACCAGAACACTGGATAACCGACGCGATCGGATTATGACCGGCCTGCTCGTCCCTCTGATGTCCTGTGCAGCGCGGTTACCGATATATGTCATCTTTGCCGCTGCCTTTTTTCCAGGCCGCGCCGGCACCGTGATTTTCATCCTCTACCTGCTGGGCATTGGGCTGGCCGTGATCTCCGGGCTGATCTTTCGCCGTACCCTGTTCGCCGATACTGCCGACTCCCTGTTCGTGTTGGAGCTGCCACCCTATCGCCTTCCCACAGCTCGCGGACTGGTCACACACATGTGGCGTCACAGCGAAGAATTTGTAATCAAGGCTGGAACGGTGATTCTCATCGCGTCCATCATCGTCTGGGCATTGCTCAATCTGCCCATTGGGGTGCAAAACACGGAAGACAGCCTGTTCGGCCGCATGGCAGGAGCCGTGGCACCCGTTTTCGAGCCCCTGGGATTCGGCAACTGGCAGGCAACCGGTTCGCTGGCAACGGGCCTGGTTGCCAAAGAGGTGGTAATCAGCAGCATGAGCGTCATCTACCTGGGTGGTCAGGCAGCTGCTGAGCCGGAACCGGTGGACGTGGTGACTGATATTCGCGACATTGTTGTCGGCTTCGTCCAGGCCATAGGTGATTCCATTCGCATCATCGTGAGCATGATTCCTGGAATCAACCTGGTGAGCGACGCGGCCGCCCAGAGCAGTACGGGCTTGAGCCTTGCCCTCCGGCAGCATTTCACTCCACTGTCTGCTGCTGCGTTTTTGGTCTTCGTGCTGCTCTACGCACCTTGCATTGCGACCATCAGCGCCCAGAAACAGGAATTTGGCTGGCGCTGGGCCATATTCAGTCTGGTCTACCTGACACTGCTGGCATGGGTTGCCGGGTTCCTGGTGTATCAAGTGGGTGGATGGGTGGTGGGATAA